From Agromyces sp. SYSU T00194, a single genomic window includes:
- a CDS encoding MarR family winged helix-turn-helix transcriptional regulator, whose translation MDDPGGSGEIGARALVLAARITGHLNAVSPPAIAGSPASNLTHRILVQLDANPAGIAPSVLAELLEVDRSVISRALADLDRHRIVTRRVEAHDRRYVRVRLSARGRREMATYSESIRSVLPVIAPLADELLTIVGDEGSDAPTPVTPAIAADRLAAYGVGVVPRLVEEERERGVTHWSQRFALWVVCDLRSTSPARIAELLLLPRDTIEVALAALEERELVEPVGASEPTFRATDRGNALTAAHADIVLDPRGGLRAALASVHAAAAMPA comes from the coding sequence ATGGATGACCCCGGCGGATCGGGCGAGATCGGAGCGCGCGCGCTCGTGCTCGCCGCGCGGATCACCGGTCACCTCAACGCCGTCTCGCCGCCCGCGATCGCCGGCTCGCCCGCCTCGAACCTCACCCATCGCATCCTCGTGCAGCTCGACGCGAACCCGGCCGGCATCGCGCCGAGCGTCCTGGCGGAGCTCCTGGAGGTCGATCGGAGCGTCATCTCCCGCGCGCTCGCGGATCTCGATCGCCATCGCATCGTGACCCGGCGCGTGGAGGCGCACGATCGCCGCTACGTGCGAGTGCGCCTCTCCGCTCGTGGCCGACGCGAGATGGCCACGTACTCTGAGTCGATCCGGTCGGTGCTGCCGGTGATCGCGCCGCTCGCGGACGAGTTGCTCACGATCGTCGGCGACGAGGGCTCGGACGCCCCCACACCCGTGACGCCCGCAATCGCTGCGGACCGTCTCGCTGCGTACGGCGTGGGCGTCGTCCCGCGCCTGGTCGAGGAGGAACGCGAGCGCGGGGTCACGCACTGGTCGCAGCGGTTCGCGCTGTGGGTGGTCTGCGACCTGCGCTCCACGTCGCCCGCTCGGATCGCCGAGTTGCTGCTGCTCCCGCGCGACACCATCGAGGTCGCGCTCGCCGCACTCGAAGAGCGGGAACTGGTCGAACCGGTCGGCGCATCCGAGCCGACCTTCCGCGCGACCGACCGCGGAAACGCACTCACCGCGGCGCACGCCGACATCGTCCTGGACCCTCGTGGAGGCCTGCGAGCTGCCCTGGCGTCGGTGCACGCCGCGGCCGCGATGCCTGCCTAG
- a CDS encoding lactonase family protein produces MSTSATPSFWLGASTSGILGSPAAGIRPVTVDGAGALTLGDPVDVGPDPMYLARHGDTLVVAHHLDAGAVSAHRLGADGPEPLGERQATLGADSCHVSVHPDGRWAYVADYTSGSLSVHPLGPGGVGPQHLRVAYAGSGPDASRQEAPHAHQAVVDAARGRLLVVDLGADRLRGHDLAALAAGDDAHGDVHLRPGSGPRHLVVLGRHAVVAYELDGTLGMVDLDAPEAGETTAIVSTMAGRDAATSAIRRAPNGLLAVANRTPNTVSTIRADDAAGTLELLDEHPVAGDHPRDIEFTADGRFLVIANQASDSLSVVAVDPESGRMSPVGDPVGTPSPACLLRMD; encoded by the coding sequence ATGAGCACCTCCGCGACGCCCTCGTTCTGGCTGGGGGCGTCGACCTCCGGCATCCTCGGCTCCCCCGCCGCCGGCATCCGCCCGGTGACCGTGGACGGGGCCGGTGCGCTGACCCTGGGCGATCCGGTCGACGTGGGCCCCGACCCCATGTACCTCGCGCGCCACGGCGACACCCTCGTCGTCGCCCACCACCTCGACGCGGGCGCGGTCTCGGCCCACCGGCTCGGCGCCGACGGCCCGGAACCGCTGGGCGAGCGGCAGGCGACCCTCGGCGCCGACTCGTGCCACGTCTCGGTGCACCCCGACGGGCGCTGGGCGTACGTCGCCGACTACACGAGCGGCAGCCTGTCGGTGCATCCGCTCGGCCCGGGCGGCGTGGGCCCGCAGCACCTGCGCGTCGCGTATGCGGGCAGCGGTCCGGATGCCTCGCGGCAGGAGGCTCCCCACGCGCACCAGGCCGTGGTCGACGCGGCGCGGGGGCGGCTGCTCGTGGTCGACCTCGGCGCCGACCGCCTGCGCGGGCACGACCTGGCGGCGCTCGCCGCAGGCGACGACGCGCACGGCGACGTGCACCTGCGGCCCGGCTCCGGCCCGCGACACCTCGTGGTGCTCGGACGGCACGCGGTCGTCGCGTACGAGCTCGACGGCACGCTCGGCATGGTCGACCTCGACGCGCCCGAGGCCGGCGAGACGACGGCCATCGTCTCGACCATGGCGGGGCGCGATGCCGCCACGTCGGCGATCCGGCGGGCGCCGAACGGCCTGCTGGCGGTCGCCAACCGCACCCCGAACACGGTGAGCACGATCCGCGCGGACGACGCTGCCGGCACGCTCGAGCTGCTCGACGAGCATCCGGTGGCCGGCGACCACCCGCGCGACATCGAGTTCACCGCCGACGGGCGGTTCCTCGTGATCGCGAACCAGGCGTCCGACTCGCTCTCGGTCGTCGCCGTCGACCCGGAGTCGGGACGCATGTCGCCCGTGGGCGACCCGGTCGGCACGCCGTCGCCGGCGTGCCTGCTGCGCATGGACTGA
- a CDS encoding CHAP domain-containing protein encodes MLVVPALVGTLALPAYALVPGDAGFASSDAFNQSQAEAQDIVVSDLATTSSVSRDGYAAVSAADLEAQRLADQRAAWEAQAAAARAAGGFSVVAEQAEGDDYPWWNQTPNDYGGGLSPLGYYYRECVDFVAWRMNRDAGSTGAPWRWVWANLASGSAWKWESEWRNHGWVVSSEPVTGAVAWFPYNHVAYVQSVGDGTVVLEEYNWNSDHSYHVRTIAWGDAIYLYPPK; translated from the coding sequence ATGCTGGTGGTCCCGGCGCTCGTCGGCACCCTGGCGCTGCCCGCGTACGCGCTCGTGCCGGGCGACGCCGGATTCGCGTCGTCGGATGCGTTCAACCAGTCGCAGGCCGAGGCGCAGGACATCGTCGTCTCCGACCTCGCCACGACCTCGTCGGTCTCCCGTGACGGCTACGCCGCCGTCAGTGCCGCCGACCTGGAGGCGCAGCGACTCGCCGACCAGCGCGCCGCCTGGGAGGCGCAGGCCGCCGCCGCGCGTGCCGCGGGCGGCTTCTCGGTGGTCGCCGAGCAGGCCGAGGGCGACGACTACCCCTGGTGGAACCAGACCCCGAACGACTACGGCGGCGGGCTCTCGCCGCTCGGCTACTACTACCGCGAGTGCGTGGACTTCGTGGCGTGGCGCATGAACCGCGACGCCGGGTCGACCGGTGCCCCGTGGCGCTGGGTCTGGGCGAACCTCGCGTCGGGCAGCGCCTGGAAGTGGGAGAGCGAGTGGCGCAACCACGGCTGGGTCGTCAGCAGCGAGCCCGTGACCGGCGCAGTGGCGTGGTTCCCGTACAACCACGTGGCGTACGTGCAGTCGGTCGGCGACGGAACGGTCGTGCTCGAGGAGTACAACTGGAACAGCGACCACTCGTACCACGTGCGCACGATCGCCTGGGGCGACGCGATCTACCTCTACCCGCCGAAGTAG
- a CDS encoding HNH endonuclease, with protein sequence MRTLVLNAGYEPLAVVSFKRALMLVMNEKATVIRSDEEHPVLATSGTWDRPSVIILTRYVRTPYSRPIPVSRRGVLRRDEHRCAYCARSATTIDHVLPRSRGGRDTWENLVACCLRCNNVKGDHTPAEMGWELRFTPRMPNGRSWLVRGFERPLPQWGEYLEAA encoded by the coding sequence ATGCGCACCCTGGTGCTCAACGCCGGCTATGAGCCGCTGGCGGTCGTCTCGTTCAAGCGCGCGCTCATGCTCGTGATGAACGAGAAGGCCACCGTGATCCGCAGCGACGAGGAGCACCCGGTGCTCGCGACGAGCGGCACGTGGGACCGCCCGTCGGTCATCATCCTGACCAGGTACGTGCGCACGCCGTACTCGCGTCCCATCCCGGTCAGCCGCCGGGGCGTGCTGCGGCGCGACGAGCACCGGTGCGCCTACTGCGCACGGTCGGCGACCACGATCGACCACGTGCTGCCACGCTCGCGCGGCGGACGCGACACGTGGGAGAACCTCGTGGCGTGCTGCTTGCGCTGCAACAACGTCAAGGGCGACCACACGCCGGCCGAGATGGGCTGGGAGCTGCGCTTCACCCCGCGCATGCCGAACGGCCGGAGCTGGCTCGTGCGCGGGTTCGAGCGCCCGTTGCCGCAGTGGGGCGAGTACCTCGAGGCGGCCTGA
- a CDS encoding C40 family peptidase, with amino-acid sequence MARKTRTGSTKDRTNGSTRIARSGNEVATPDAPFASTRGLRRGAFANVIVMSVAAGIVGTLALPAYAFAPGSNDPQFGASEAALLTKAEAQSVDVDEEAVAAEITTDSYEAVTKEEIDRQRAEREAAEAARRAAEEAAAARAAANAAMTSYGQTAAVASTTYAAPTTSYSPAAVFATASQYIGVPYVYGGATPAGFDCSGFVMYVFAQYGISLPHSSSGQAASGTRIPLSEAQPGDLVIMSGHDGFYAGNGNILHAPYPGTSVRIQPIWTTSYYIVRING; translated from the coding sequence TTGGCTCGGAAGACTCGCACCGGTTCCACGAAGGACCGCACGAACGGATCCACCCGGATCGCCCGCTCGGGCAACGAGGTCGCCACGCCCGACGCTCCCTTCGCGTCGACCAGGGGCCTGCGCCGCGGCGCATTCGCGAACGTCATCGTGATGTCGGTCGCCGCCGGCATCGTCGGCACCCTCGCCCTCCCCGCCTACGCCTTCGCCCCCGGCTCGAACGACCCGCAGTTCGGCGCCAGCGAGGCGGCACTGCTCACCAAGGCCGAGGCGCAGAGCGTCGACGTCGACGAGGAGGCCGTCGCCGCCGAGATCACCACCGACAGCTACGAGGCCGTCACCAAGGAGGAGATCGACCGGCAGCGCGCCGAGCGCGAGGCCGCCGAGGCCGCCCGACGGGCCGCCGAGGAGGCCGCCGCCGCCCGGGCCGCCGCGAATGCGGCGATGACCTCGTACGGCCAGACCGCCGCCGTCGCATCGACGACCTACGCCGCGCCGACCACCAGCTACAGCCCCGCCGCGGTCTTCGCGACCGCCTCGCAGTACATCGGCGTCCCGTACGTGTACGGCGGCGCGACGCCCGCCGGCTTCGACTGCTCGGGCTTCGTCATGTACGTCTTCGCCCAGTACGGCATCTCGCTGCCGCACTCCTCGTCGGGCCAGGCTGCCTCCGGCACCCGGATCCCGCTCTCCGAGGCGCAGCCCGGCGACCTGGTGATCATGTCGGGCCACGACGGCTTCTACGCCGGCAACGGCAACATCCTGCACGCCCCGTACCCGGGCACCTCCGTGCGGATCCAGCCGATCTGGACCACCAGCTATTACATCGTCCGCATCAACGGCTGA
- a CDS encoding metal-dependent transcriptional regulator, whose translation MTDLIDTTEMYLRTILDLEEEGIVPLRARISERLGHSGPTVSQTVARMERDGLVVVSGDRHLELTADGREKAVHVMRKHRLAERLLADVIGLDWEYVHDEACRWEHVMSEHVERRLIEILGHPTESPYGNPIPGLAELGVEPAAPFMHGVVNVVRELQAGADPVSGMIRRLAEPVQFDPELLAQLKQAGVVPGASATFSMSDGYVAVDVEGVEPGLELPIEVAGHIFIAT comes from the coding sequence GTGACCGATCTCATCGACACGACGGAGATGTACCTCCGCACCATCCTCGACCTCGAGGAGGAGGGCATCGTGCCGTTGCGCGCGCGCATCTCGGAGCGCCTCGGGCACTCCGGCCCCACCGTGTCGCAGACCGTCGCCCGCATGGAGCGCGACGGGCTCGTGGTCGTCTCGGGCGACCGCCACCTCGAGCTGACCGCCGACGGCCGCGAGAAGGCGGTCCACGTGATGCGCAAGCACCGCCTGGCGGAACGCCTGCTCGCCGACGTGATCGGGCTCGACTGGGAGTACGTCCACGACGAGGCATGCCGGTGGGAGCATGTGATGAGCGAGCACGTCGAGCGTCGCCTCATCGAGATCCTCGGGCACCCGACGGAGTCGCCCTACGGCAACCCCATCCCGGGGCTCGCCGAGCTCGGCGTCGAGCCGGCGGCGCCGTTCATGCACGGGGTCGTCAACGTCGTGCGGGAGCTGCAGGCGGGTGCCGACCCCGTGTCCGGCATGATCCGCCGCCTGGCCGAGCCCGTGCAGTTCGACCCCGAACTGCTGGCCCAGCTCAAGCAGGCGGGCGTCGTGCCCGGGGCATCCGCCACCTTCTCGATGAGTGACGGGTACGTCGCAGTCGATGTCGAGGGCGTGGAGCCCGGCCTGGAGCTGCCGATCGAGGTCGCGGGCCACATTTTCATCGCGACCTGA
- the serC gene encoding phosphoserine transaminase: MPNLVIPESLLPADGRFGCGPSKVRPEQLDHLLAAGAGVIGTSHRQAPVKQLVGRVRSHLADLFQAPDGYEVLVGNGGSTAFWDAAAFGLIERRSQHLSFGEFGGKFAKAAAAPWLESPDVRSADGGSRSTPEPVEGVDVYAWPHNETSTGVMAPVRRVHGDAGALTVIDATSAAAGIAFDPLECDVYYFAPQKNLASDGGLWFALVSPAAIERIERVAASGRYIPEFLSLANALSNSRLDQTLNTPAIATLLLMESQLDWINGNGGLAWAAARTRESSGILYDWAAASPVATPFVADPDHRSQVVVTIDFDDSTDAAAIARTLRENGVVDTEPYRKLGRNQLRVATFTAIEPDDVRALTACIDHVLEHQG, translated from the coding sequence ATGCCGAACCTCGTCATCCCCGAGTCGCTCCTGCCCGCCGACGGACGCTTCGGATGCGGGCCCTCCAAGGTGCGGCCCGAGCAGCTCGACCACCTTCTCGCGGCGGGTGCCGGCGTGATCGGCACGAGCCACCGCCAGGCGCCCGTCAAGCAGCTCGTCGGCCGCGTGCGGTCGCACCTCGCCGATCTCTTCCAGGCGCCCGACGGCTACGAGGTCCTCGTCGGCAACGGCGGTTCCACCGCCTTCTGGGACGCCGCCGCCTTCGGCCTGATCGAGCGCCGCAGCCAGCACCTGTCGTTCGGCGAGTTCGGCGGCAAGTTCGCCAAGGCGGCCGCCGCCCCGTGGCTCGAGTCGCCCGACGTGCGCAGCGCCGACGGCGGCTCGCGCAGCACCCCCGAGCCGGTCGAGGGCGTCGACGTGTACGCCTGGCCCCACAACGAGACCTCCACCGGCGTCATGGCGCCGGTCCGCCGCGTGCACGGCGACGCGGGCGCGCTCACCGTGATCGACGCGACCAGCGCGGCGGCCGGCATCGCCTTCGACCCGCTGGAGTGCGACGTGTACTACTTCGCGCCGCAGAAGAACCTCGCCTCCGACGGCGGACTGTGGTTCGCCCTCGTCTCGCCCGCGGCCATCGAACGCATCGAGCGCGTCGCGGCGTCGGGCCGCTACATCCCCGAGTTCCTGAGCCTGGCGAACGCGCTCTCGAACTCGCGCCTCGACCAGACCCTCAACACCCCCGCCATCGCCACCCTGCTCCTGATGGAGAGCCAGCTCGACTGGATCAACGGCAACGGCGGCCTCGCCTGGGCCGCTGCCCGCACGCGCGAGTCGAGCGGCATCCTCTACGACTGGGCCGCCGCCTCGCCGGTCGCGACGCCGTTCGTCGCGGATCCCGACCACCGCTCGCAGGTGGTCGTCACGATCGACTTCGACGACTCGACGGATGCCGCCGCCATCGCCCGCACGCTGCGGGAGAACGGCGTGGTCGACACCGAGCCGTACCGGAAGCTCGGTCGCAACCAGCTGCGCGTCGCGACGTTCACGGCGATCGAGCCCGATGACGTGCGCGCGCTGACCGCGTGCATCGACCACGTGCTGGAGCACCAGGGCTAG